The sequence TGTCTCTGTCGTCGATCAAAATACTGTCTGATTTTAAATCATGGCACTCTGGCACATTAACTTTGTTTTGTCTTGTATTGTTTATTTAGCTGTATGTTTCTGCTGACATTGAATTACTATTTTAATCTGATCTTTTTCTATCAAGGTACGAGGCCAAACACTTCCTCCAAGCGTGCTATCTGGAAGGGAAGCTCATCCCTCTGCATCAGTTCAAAGAGTTCTTCCCTGAGATCTCCAGATCCACCTACTATGCATGGAAGCACGAGCTGATCTCATCCGGCGGTAATTTCTCCACGTTCTCCAGGAGCGAGGTGAGTCCAGGGGACAGCACGGCGCAGGAGTCCTGGTCCTCTCCAGAGTCCAAGCTCGGGCAGGAGGAAGACCATGAGGAAGACCATGAGGTAGACCCAGACGCAGAGCATCACAACAGCGTGGCCAGTCTGTTCGGCCTGAACTACAACGATGATAAGATGGATGGAGAACGGGCCCAAAACATGGCTCTGATGCAGGAGGCCAAGAAGGTTCTTCAGAACTGCATCGCTAGGAATACATCGTTCCCCTTCCGCATCTTCAAGAGGAGCTTCCCAGGGATCTCCAGGTCACCTACAAGGATTTTACTGTTATTTAGCCCAGCCTTTAATAACAAATAGTTTACTGttattttagacatttttgttttttaaatcttGCATTCATCCATTTTATTGCCTCCCTTCATTTTATCGATTTACTGTAAAGTGTGTTGCAATTTTAACATGAACTTTTGAACTAAATGTTTGATTTGATCCAGGTCTACTTATTACAACTGGAGGAGAGAGGCCATGCTGTTTAACCGAGGCTACAAGGTCGGAAGCAGTGAAAACAGCTTGGACACGGATAAGAGTAGTCCAACTGGTGGTCTGTCCCCTATCGGGGGGACGGAGAGCCATGGTCATGCTGCCACGGTCTTCCCCAGAGTTAAGATCTGTAGAAACAACCAGAAAGGGTTCCGGATGGTGTTCCTACGCAGGAAGAAGCTGAGAGAAGCTGCCAAGGTGAAGGTGTGGAGGTCAAAATGGCCTCTGTCTAGGTTCAGACTGAAGtacccctccctgtccctctgtttctattggCTGTGGCGTAACGGCCCCAGTGGAACCAGGAAGGAGGAAACCACCACCCCGTCTCTAGAGGTGGACCGTTCTGAGATGATTATGGAGAACAACAACGCAGTGAAAGAGaatgggatgatgatgatgatgatgatggcagaGAGTGACATAAAGACAAAAGCTCCAATGCAGGACGTGTTCTCCTTTGAGGGGGACCCGACAGAGGATCTGAGagcccccttccccctccccaacCCAACCAATATGTCCGCCACCACAGACGACCAGATGTTTGTGATGGATCTGGTGGCCCTGGCTAACTTCAAGGCCAAGGCCAAACTGTTCCTCCAGAAACGCTTCGAGGAGAAGTCCTTCCCCACCTTCAAAGAGTTCAGGTCCTTCTTCCCCCTGACTCCCCGTTCCACCTACTATATGTGGAAGAGAGCCCTGCATCATGGAGTGCCACTGGTacatggctgagagagagagggcatggctgagagagagagagagagggcatggctgagagagagagagagagagggcatggctgagagagagagagagggcatggctgagagagagagagggagagagagagggcatggctgagagagagagagagggcatggctgagagagagggcatggctgagagagagagagagagggcatggctgagagagagagagggcatggctgagagagagagagagagggcatggctgagagagagagagagagagagagggcatggctgatagagagagggagggcatggctgagagagagagagggcatggctgagagagagagagagagagcgggcatggctgagagagagggagagagagagagagagggcatggctgagagagggagagagagagggcatggctgagagagagagggcatggctgagagagagagagggcatggctgagagagagagagagggcatggctgagagagagagagagggcatggctGAGAGAGGACACTTAGTGTAATGGTGGTCATACACTCTGTTACACTAGCTGTAAGCAGAAGGGTGTCCCTGTAACAAACTGAAATGCTGTCTTGTCTGTAGTCTCTTCCGAATCCTAAACTCTTTCCCCCCCTCCCCCGTCACTCCCTCAAACAGAGTCCTCAGTAtcaacccccaccccctcctcacccactTTGAAATTATGTACATTTTTCACAATTGTTTTCAACTGAGCACACTGTAATCGTTTGGGTTTGTAGTTTGAGGTATGCTTCAGCACCTGGGTGAAGTCTAATGTATTGAAATGGCAGCCAAATGCATCTTAAATATGATGTTCACCCTTCATCTCGTCTCCATTCCTGGCTCTCCtttgttctcctccctccctccattccttcacCTATCACCTTCAGGTCATGGACATTTGCACATCTGTGAAAAGACACTGTCCTACAGTTCAAGTAATGGTCCTCTGGCCTCTAGCAAAAGGCAGTTGAAAGTCATCCTGATAGTGACCAACCAGCGGGggttgattttttaaaatttttttaaATGGCTCTTTGTTTGAGACTGGGTGTGTTCTTCTTCTCTTGTATTTAGTGTTAATCCCCTTCAAGAAGGACTCCTTTTATTTCCCTGTATTTCTTCTTCATTTTAAATAGTTTTCAGGTTCCTTCAGGATGTTCAGTTTTTTTTTGTTAATCCATTTGatgtctgtctacctgttctgtagGATTCCTAGTGGTTTACCttttaatgtgttgtattgaaaGAGGTCTGTGGTTGTGTCAGGAAAAGGCCTTTTGTTTCAGAAATCCAGtttctctctttttttgttgtttaaaacatgctctgtacacacacacacacagacacacacacacacacagtgttttgaTTCACAAACATATGTTTTTTTTACTATTGAATGTACATCTAAAATGATGATTTAATTTTGGTTCATCGCTGTTTTGTGTTTCAGGGTCTTTACTTCATCgtgatttatatattatatatgatttATATAGCAATAGATGCTACGCCGAGCAGGTAATGACCAATAGATTGTCTCCTACCGTAAGGTATCTTTGCACTGTGGTATTTCAACGGGATACGGAACACATCTCAACCATATCAGGGATCAGTTGTCTTTTTTACAACATATGTTACAGGGACTCGAGACAAATTTATTTCAATTTGAATTGAGCAGTTTTGTTTTCTAATGAATGTTTACAACACTTCTGGCTACCAGAATATGTAATATGCTAATTAGCCTAATTAAGTGTGTATTTTCTTTTTAAGAATTTCTATATTTTCTCTTGTGATTTACCCATGCCTTTTTTGGGTTGAAATAACTACCTATCGTTGATGTTTTTCTGGTAACCATAATGTGAAAtgaatcttctctctctctgaagtccTAAAGCATGGTATGTTAGTTTTAAGTCATGTTTGTCttaaatttttttaaattaaatgtgATTTTCATTTCGTTAAGTTCCCAAACACTTTCTCTCAAAGAGTATTGGTGCACCACTGCCATCATAGCAGCCAAACATGATGTTTTCTATTCTAATGTTTTCCTGCATATTTGTTTATCAAAACTGGTGGAGTGAAACAGTtagtattttttatatatttttttgctacGAGGTAGAACATCAATGAATCAACCACACACTCAAACTCCACTTGTGCCTGCGAGTCATCCAATCACACAGCTTCTACTTGTGCCTGCGAGTCATCCAATCACACAGCTTCTACTTGTGCCTGCGAGTCATCCAATCACACAGCTTCTACTTGTGCCTGCGAGTCATCCAATCACACAGCTTCCACTTGTGCCTGCGAGTCGTCCAATCACACAGCTTCCACTTGTGCCTGCGAGTCATCCAATCACACAGCTTCCACTTGTGCCTGCGAGTCATCCAATCACACAGCTTCTACTTGTGCCTGCGAGTCATCCAATCACACAGCTTCTACTTGTGCCTGCGAGTCATCCAATCACACAGCTTCTACTTGTGCCTGCGAGTCATCCAATCACACAGCTTCCACTTGTGCCTGCGAGTCGTCCAATCACACAGCTTCCACTTGTGCCTGCGAGTCATCCAATCACACAGCTTCCACTTGTGCCTGCGAGTCATCCAATCACACAGCTTCCACTTTTGCCTGCGAGTCATCCAATCACACAGCTTCCACTTGTGCCTGCGAGTCATCCAATCACACAGCTTCCACTTTTGCCTGCGAGTCGTCCAATCACACAGCTTCCACTTGTGCCTGCGAGTCGTCCAATCACACAGCTTCTACATTATCATGCTTTTTTAAAAGTTTAGACGAGTCTCTATTTTTAAATTCCGTTGTAATTGTCCCCGTTCGCTTTAAGGAGACCATTTTGTGTCGGTCTAATCTTCTGGAGGCATCGACCGTGTCTTGGTACACAGTAATCAAAACACAGTGATTTACTACGTTGGTCTGCTGCAACAGGGGTATGTTATTTTCTAGAAATGAGCTTTTCTCATCGATGAAAGTTGAAGGGGAGGCAGTGAGTGTGCTACACATTACATTTTAGCTTTAAAACAGCATACTTTTTTAAAATCAAGTAAtacaaatataaatataaaagtACAGACTTACTTTACGACAACTCGTCAGGCTTCAATTTGATAAACAAAAATGCAAATAAGTTATGTTCATGTTGTTTCCAATAAAATGAAATTGAACAAAAACGGAATACATGTTGCTTTTTGAAGTCTGTGCCTGGTGGGAAGCTCatacacccccccaaaaaaatatatacattgaaATGCCTCATGATTTGTCATCTCATCTCACAATTAATCTATGCTTCAGTCTGATCAACTGCAGCCTATATCAACCACCACTGATCCCATCTGGGCCTGGTCTTGGGAAACAAAGCATGAACATCATATAGGCTAATATAGGCACATTAATTTGTTTTCTGAGAAAATGTGAAAGTTATCAAATTTGGTTTATATTCAAACTTCAGGTGGCTACCTAGgtctttaaattattttttatattttttttaacttatTGACTGGAATGaatcaaatccaactttattAGTGACATGCgtagaatacaacaagtgtagaaccttaccgtgaaatgctttacttacaagcccttaaccaacacgaTAATGACGGCATACTGTATaaataacaagcccttaaccaacacgaTAATGACGGCATACTGTATaaataacaagcccttaaccaacactatAATGACGACATACTGTATaaataacaagcccttaaccaacactatAATGACGACATACTGTATaaataacaagcccttaaccaacactatAATGACGGCATACTGTATaaataacaagcccttaaccaacacgaTAATGACGGCATACTGTATaaataacaagcccttaaccaacactatAATGACGGCATACTGTATaaataacaagcccttaaccaacactatAATGACGGCATACTGTATaaataacaagcccttaaccaacactatAATGACGGCATACTGTATaaataacaagcccttaaccaacactatAATGACGGCATACTGTATaaataacaagcccttaaccaacactatAATGACGGCATACTGTATaaataacaagcccttaaccaacactatAATGACGGCATACTGTATaaataacaagcccttaaccaacactatAATGACGACATACTGTATaaataacaagcccttaaccaacactatAATGACGACATACTGTATaaataacaagcccttaaccaacactatAATGACGGCATACTGTATaaataacaagcccttaaccaacactatAATGACGACATACTGTATaaataacaagcccttaaccaacacgaTAATGACGACATACTGTATaaataacaagcccttaaccaacactatAATGACGACATACTGTATaaataacaagcccttaaccaacactatAATGACGGCATACTGTATaaataacaagcccttaaccaacacgaTAATGACGACATACTGTATaaataacaagcccttaaccaacactatAATGACGACATACTGTATaaataacaagcccttaaccaacactatAATGACGGCATACTGTATaaataacaagcccttaaccaacactatAATGACGACATACTGTATaaataacaagcccttaaccaacactatAATGACGACATACTGTATaaataacaagcccttaaccaacactatAATGACGACATACTGTATaaataacaagcccttaaccaacactatAATGACGGCATACTGTATaaataacaagcccttaaccaacacgaTAATGACGACATACTGTATaaataacaagcccttaaccaacacgaTAATGACGACATACTGTATaaataacaagcccttaaccaacactatAATGACGACATACTGTATaaataacaagcccttaaccaacacgaTAATGACGACATACTGTATaaataacaagcccttaaccaacactatAATGACGACATACTGTATaaataacaagcccttaaccaacactatAATGACGACATACTGTATaaataacaagcccttaaccaacactatAATGACGGCATACTGTATaaataacaagcccttaaccaacacgaTAATGACGACATACTGTATaaataacaagcccttaaccaacactatAATGACGGCATACTGTATaaataacaagcccttaaccaacactatAATGACGACATACTGTATaaataacaagcccttaaccaacactatAATGACGACATACTGTATaaataacaagcccttaaccaacactatAATGACGACATACTGTATaaataacaagcccttaaccaacactatAATGACGGCATACTGTATaaataacaagcccttaaccaacactatAATGACGACATACTGTATaaataacaagcccttaaccaacacgaTAATGACGGCATACTGTATaaataacaagcccttaaccaacactatAATGACGACATACTGTATaaataacaagcccttaaccaacactatAATGACGACATACTGTATaaataacaagcccttaaccaacactatAATGACGACATACTGTATaaataacaagcccttaaccaacactatAATGACGACATACTGTATaaataacaagcccttaaccaacactatAATGACGACATACTGTATaaataacaagcccttaaccaacactatAATGACGGCATACTGTATaaataacaagcccttaaccaacactatAATGACGACATACTGTATaaataacaagcccttaaccaacactatAATGACGACATACTGTATaaataacaagcccttaaccaacactatAATGACGACATACTGTATaaataacaagcccttaaccaacactatAATGACGACATACTGTATaaataacaagcccttaaccaacactatAATGACGACATACTGTATaaataacaagcccttaaccaacactatAATGACGACATACTGTATaaataacaagcccttaaccaacactatAATGACGGCATACTGTATaaataacaagcccttaaccaacactatAATGACGACATACTGTATAAATAACTTTTGAATTACAGATTAAATAAAGCTTCGCTCTGTGATTCGTTCTATTGTCGCAGTTGTGCTCTGTCTGTGTAAAGGACCCCcccctcctcttccacctcttcctcctcctcttcttcctcctcctccctgttagttTTAAAATAGACTTCATTTGAACAGGTACAAAAAGTGGCAGCAATTTGACGTGTTTATTTTGTATTCTCAAGGACCAGGAGTTTAGAAAAAAAATAATCTGTTCACCGTCCCAGTCCGTATAAAAGCGTATTAATTGTCACACGCTAAAACTAGGGTCCGGAGTTGATTAGCTTACCAGATGAGGGAAAACTCTGAGCCCCCAGGGAAAAGAAATCCCGCCGACGACCACTCTGGGGCCTGTGGTGCCACCTCTGAAAATCACCACACAAACGTTAAACCGTGGAAAAACATCCTTTCTGCGTGATGTACTATCGACGTTGTACGTTTATTTTGACGGTGAGGATAAGCTTCCATGGGGTTTTTAACGTGGCTCAGTGCAGCCAGCAAGTTCAGCTGTTTCAAAAAATATCATTGCTCTGTTATTACCATTTTATACTGTAGGAATGTTGGGCTGAATGAGACAATTCTGTTTACACTGTCCTGCTTGGGGGGGACTCTTGTAAGTGTCTAGTTTTACCTCGTGTGTATCTGAGGAGATTTGTTGTTTTTTACCAAAAGTGTAGCAAGTGTGAAGAGGCTCTATATtgaaactagctctcacagtctcatgtcagaattagacgtttgTACATTCAGATGAGAATGTCAGACCCCTGGCGTATTTTCTAAACCAGATGGTTTAGCAAAGCCAACTCGGCGTCGCTGTTCACTACCCCCATAGTGATTTACAGTACTTCAAATACACAGCTCAGGCTTTGTCCATGATGACACATTCTGTTCTGACTCGAGTTGGTCCCATTCTGTCTGCCTGCTTCAATTGTGCTGGCGCTAATGAAAAGGAATGGCTGgcaaaggggaggagggagggctggcAAAGGGGAGGAATGGCTGgcaaaggggaggagggagggctggcaaaggggaggagggagagctggcaaaggggaggagggagggctggcaaaggggagggagggctggcaaaggggaggagggagggctggcaaagggagggagggctggcaaaggggggagggagggctggcaaagggggagggagggctggcaaaggggggagggagggctggcaaaggggaggagggagggctggcaaaggggagggagggctggCAAAGGGGAGGAATGGCTGGCaaaggggagggagggctggCAAAGGGGAGGGATGGCTGgcaaaggggaggagggagggctggcaaaggggaggggaggagggagggctggcaaaggggagggagggctggcaaaggggagggagggctggcaaaggggaggagggagggctggcaaaggggagggagggctggCAAAGGGGAGGGATGGCTGgcaaaggggaggagggagggctggcAAAGGGGAGGAATGGCTGgcaaaggggaggagggagggctggcAAAGGGGAGGGATGGCaaaggggagggagggctggCAAAGGGGAGGGATGGCTGGCaaaggggagggagggctggcaaaggggaggagggagggctggcAAAGGGGAGGAATGGCTGgcaaaggggaggagggagggctggcAAAGGGGAGGAGGGCTGGCAAAGGGGAGGGATGGCTGgcaaaggggaggagggagggctggcAAAGGGGAGGAATGGCTGgcaaaggggaggagggagggctggcaaaggggagggagggctggcaaaggggagggagggctggcaaaggggaggagggagggctggcaaaggggaggagggctggcaaaggggaggagggagggctggcaaaggggaggagggctggcaaaggggaggagggctggcaaaggggagggagggctggCAAAGGGGAGGAATGGCTGGCaaaggggagggagggctggcaaaggggagggagggctggCAAAGGGGAGGAATGGCTGGCaaaggggagggagggctggCAAAGGGGAGGGATGGCTGgcaaaggggaggagggagggctggcTGGCAAAGGGGAGGAATGGCTGGCaaaggggagggagggctggcaaaggggagggagggctggcaaaggggaggagggagggctggcaaaggggaggagggagggctggcAAAGGGGAGGGATGGCTGgcaaaggggaggagggagggctggcAAAGGGGAGGAATGGCTGgcaaaggggaggagggagggctggcaaaggggaggagggagggctggcaaaggggagggagggctggCAAAGGGGAGGAATGGCTGGCaaaggggagggagggctggCAAAGGGGAGGAATGGCTGgcaaaggggaggagggagggctggcaaaggggaggagggctggcaaaggggagggagggctggCAAAGGGGAGGAATGGCTGGCaaaggggagggagggctggcaaaggggagggagggctggcaaaggggagggagggctggcaaaggggaggagggagggctggcaaaggggaggagggagggctggcGAAGGGGAGGGATGGCTGGCAAAGGGGAGGGATGGCTGGCAAAGGGGAGGGATGGCTGGCAAAGGGGAGGGATGGCTGGcaaagggagggagggctggcaaaggggagggagggctggcaaaggggaggagggagggctggcaaaggggagggagggctggCAAAGGGGAGGAATGGCTGGCaaaggggagggagggctggCAAAGGGGAGGAATGGCTGgcaaaggggaggagggagggctggcAAAGGGGAGGAATGGCTGGCaaaggggagggagggctggCAAAGGGGAGGAATGGCTGgcaaaggggaggagggagggctggcaaaggggaggagggagggctggcAAAGGGGAGGAATGGCTGgcaaaggggaggagggagggctggcAAAGGGGAGGAGGGGTTAATTGTATGCGTGGGAACAGAGGTATAAGTAGATGTGTGAGAGAGACGTACTGTACCTGGTATGCTAGGAGTGGATAGGCTCTATGGGGGAGAGAACAGCATTGCTGAGTTGACTTTGCATAGAAAATAAGCCATAGGTTTGACATTCTCATCTAAATATTTGACAATACAATGGAAAAACTATGTTTTTGTTCCAAACACTTTTTGGTCAGACGTATATTCAATAGCAATTGACATGAATTTCATGGCTGTAAAACTACATACAGCTCCCGTTTATTCCCATCTTCAACTGTTCCATGGCCTTTAGCTTGGATAAAtggcccagctagcacataaagGTCTGAGAATTAGAGCGTAGAGAATGGGTAATGTCTTCCAGCCTGAATGATGTGGGAAGGGGgcatcacagccggccgtgattgggagtcccatagggcgatgcacaaaagaatttgttctcaactgacttgccaagttaaataaaggtcaaaaaaaaaaaaaaaaatgacttgtgtcatgacaCACTTGAAACCTTCAAACATTTTAGACCATAATTTTAAAATGGGATAATAGATGGATTTTAGGTCATTATGTTGTGGGGCGAAAATGTTTAAGATTCTCCCTATTAAAGGTAaaacaggcaacaacaaaaaaatgacgttgccacCAGCAGCACCGCAGATATTAAGATATGCAAGATGCAACACTTTGCTCTCACACCATCACACACTGTATCTGTGCATGTGCACGGGTTGGCTTCACACTGCACGGAAGGTACAGGACCAAAACAGCGGGGAAGTTGGTCCTCGCGTAACAACACTTTTAGTTGTTGCTGAAATGGACCCAGAATGTCGTTGACTTTCTGCATCTACTTCCTGTTGCTGAGTCGACCTTTACGTTTTCACCCCTATATTATAACATTCAAGCTCAGGTACTTCTTAATGCATTGTGTATGTTTATAGTGTTTCCTGAACATGGCCAGTATTATGGGTTAAGTGAGGGTCACTTAAATTAATctcataaaataaataaatacataggatAATGATGAACTACCAGGTGtaaaacagggaagagactcaggaggtatgctaattattattatttattttttatttaaccaggaagggctcgggcggcagggtagcctagtggttagagcgttggactagtaaccggaaggctgtgagttcaaacccccgagctgacttggtacaaatctgccgttaacccactgttcctaggccgtcattgaaaataagaatttgttcttaactgacttgcctggttaaataaaggtaaaataaaaatgtgagatttgaaagctctttttcaagagcatccttgccaagataggcagcaccaagtcattacacaatTACAGACAGACTTGAAAAACCACAGGTAATCTagtaaaaaaaaacatagaaATCACAGGAGTATAAGGaaatacctcggcctaaacatcagcgccacttCCACAAGGCTGTGAGCCATCTGAGAGACAAGAAGAAGAAGGCAAGAAggacattctatgccatcaaaaggaacataaaatttgacataccaattaggatctggctaaaaaatacttgaatctgttataaaacccattgccctttatggttgtgaggtctggggtccgctcaccaaccaagaattcacagaatgggacaaacaccaaattgagactctgcatgcagaattctgctaaAATATCCTCCGTATACAACATAAACACCAAATATTGCATGCAGAGTATAcattggcagaatacctgaccactgtgacaaaCCCACAATTAAGACTCAGTGAGCGTAGCCTTGcttttgagaaaggccgccgtagacagacctggctctcaagagcagacaggctatgtgcacactgcccacaaaatgaggtggaaactgagctgcacttcctaacctcctgcccaatgtatgaccatatttagagacacatatttccctcagatggaaaacaaatcaaacattgataaactgtgcttctacacctgcattgcttgctgtttggggttttaggctgggtttctgtacagcactttgagatatcagctgatgtacgaagggctatataaatacatttgatttgatttgataaactgTTATGCAAAATACCACATTGTGCAATCACTGCAGCAAGATGTGTGAACATAAATATTGGTTGTAATTTTATGTTGTTTACGCTCTACTGGTTTCccttgggggcggcagggtagcctagtggttagagcgttggactagtaaccggaaggttgcaagttcaaatccctgagctgacaaggtacaaatctgtcgttctgcccctgaacaggcagttaactcactgttcctaggcattgaaaataagaatttgttcttaactgacttgcctagtaaaataaaggtaaaaaaatatatgtgtTTACTTTTCGTCCCGTACTATTCACACTACAATTACATTTGAAACGTCTTTATCCTTTTGAAACCTTTTGAGGGAAATATTTTACTGTTAATGTtttaatgctgtttaatcaatgttgtttttttgtttcatctcacttttgtttattgtttatttcacttcctttggcaatgtaaacatgtaaacatatgtttccccatgCTAATAAAGCATGTTTGAATttcattgaattgagagagatatCTGGGGCCTGGGTAAGAAAGGTGctaagagggggagggaggagagggggaggaaaaagagagggggaggaaggagagggggaggaaagagagggggaggaaagagagggggaggaaggagagggggaggaaagagagggggaggaaagagaggggaggaaagagagtgggaggaatgagagtgggaggaatgagagtgggaggaaggagagggggaggaaagagagtgggggaaagagagtgggaggaaggagagggggaggaagggagggggaggaaagagagggggaggaaggagagtgggaggaaggagagtgggaggaaagagagtgggaggaaagagagtgggaggaaagagagtgggaggaaggagagggggaggaaggagagtgggaggaaagagagtgggaggaaagagagtgggaggaaagagagtgggatgaaagagagtgggaggaaagagagtgg is a genomic window of Oncorhynchus nerka isolate Pitt River linkage group LG24, Oner_Uvic_2.0, whole genome shotgun sequence containing:
- the LOC115124464 gene encoding vertnin-like is translated as MIQRKEVILSVLGELQDATESSGLHALTRVALEVHQVLTPFTLPSSPCQEFPGWAGIDGVAHSLYPADAPGGLLPLACKGEGNLLFDAASMLLVGTTSLSLELQVLTVVEMLLWKRYYLGGMIDSKVMLQAARFSLCAEESQDMLNLPLSVLEAIFDADVKASCFPGSYANMWHLYALSSVLQCNIYSVYPMYNLKIRPYFNRLIRPRSYPKDMNPITLHIMWSGELEGGSSRFRPTVFVALVHSSDLRTGSPNDEQRVPPLKTLELLNQDSLLSYSSLKDKYNVTKSTFYRWRRQTQEHRLRSAARYEAKHFLQACYLEGKLIPLHQFKEFFPEISRSTYYAWKHELISSGGNFSTFSRSEVSPGDSTAQESWSSPESKLGQEEDHEEDHEVDPDAEHHNSVASLFGLNYNDDKMDGERAQNMALMQEAKKVLQNCIARNTSFPFRIFKRSFPGISRSTYYNWRREAMLFNRGYKVGSSENSLDTDKSSPTGGLSPIGGTESHGHAATVFPRVKICRNNQKGFRMVFLRRKKLREAAKVKVWRSKWPLSRFRLKYPSLSLCFYWLWRNGPSGTRKEETTTPSLEVDRSEMIMENNNAVKENGMMMMMMMAESDIKTKAPMQDVFSFEGDPTEDLRAPFPLPNPTNMSATTDDQMFVMDLVALANFKAKAKLFLQKRFEEKSFPTFKEFRSFFPLTPRSTYYMWKRALHHGVPLVHG